In one Sebastes umbrosus isolate fSebUmb1 chromosome 13, fSebUmb1.pri, whole genome shotgun sequence genomic region, the following are encoded:
- the LOC119499905 gene encoding uncharacterized protein LOC119499905 isoform X2 → MGHRPGLIYMYLIDITMTEQPAQDPPWSSAASVQMPDTLHVDLPHADPLEARFTICKCLTDMTTEHCAEMEDSLVSCEMITIMANSCLDIIQTFAEAIVDVVIPQVYRYKRIYGTFTPSVLGLTEDRIHTYLGDSVEQGLSNALQINLENCLDAKEFSLMLSRHISETVNSVLALTTLTSTPESRLPVLFVTSCLISNEDFSELVRHFANVLVGASKPLRRAQQKTEDQQSQTVESELIVFHFSSESDLTTLVKTYITRMVKVLKSSQMPHRDVNSSNRRDVCVRVGTNTLILTVEDRESDRQRSAMPSHWGFDAIPGAVPDSDVTKSSSESPPFSSVTVIAATEDRSAPLGPSGIESIEIIADELVQEIVQENFPGAKETDTVQKLRELTDRIFDVVMSGHDYQIPSVPAGTRMCDTVTYRRLREKDVTDPGIVAHTLYLRTEEVAARCAVQVLLWLQLYSELPLHPDSDWFAFNELSDNSDEEADWRYAAGDYMGVHSSLYSYGSYATSMPLIDVIPDTPDPTATQLEQTLVHKSVMTLVVGEILNVIGIRDETTLWDFVMKAAVDLQDVDPELYNYFQAFFMGRHYRDMCTATVSELLSDFGTLQKLQEAVRSGDPRFEAALMRAVRKQWEIIPPHRNTAKKTTCGFFKKFKKLCCKKRRSSEIQHVTSLTRDQDGSQFEDHVTNEEPLKDNTEHGQGPTMSKMAAFVRHMCRRTTKMCCSIAKAPGRPFACCLRPESQ, encoded by the exons atgggacaccgacccggattgatttatatgt ATTTAATTGACATCACCATGACAGAACAACCGGCCCAGGACCCACCATGGTCCTCTGCTGCATCGGTGCAGATGCCTGATACTCTGCATGTTGACCTGCCGCATGCTGATCCACTGGAAGCCCGTTTTACCATCTGCAAATGTTTGACAGACATGACCACAGA GCATTGTGCGGAAATGGAAGACAGCTTGGTGTCCTGTGAGATGATCACTATAATGGCCAATTCTTGCTTGGATATTATCCAGACTTTTGCAGAGGCAATCGTGGATGTCGTGATACCACAGGTCTACAGATACAAGAGAATCTACGGCACCTTTACCCCGTCCGTCCTCGGTCTAACTGAGGACCGAATCCACACCTACCTGGGGGATTCTGTTGAACAGGGGCTGTCTAATGCCCTGCAGATCAACCTAGAGAATTGTTTGGATGCAAAAGAGTTCTCTCTGATGCTTTCGAGACACATTTCAGAGACGGTCAACTCAGTCTTGGCTTTGACCACTCTGACTTCCACCCCAGAGTCCAGACTCCCCGTGTTGTTTGTCACCAGTTGCCTGATTTCCAATGAAGACTTTTCAGAACTGGTTCGTCACTTTGCCAACGTACTGGTAGGAGCCAGCAAACCTCTGCGACGAGCTCAACAGAAGACTGAAGATCAGCAGAGCCAGACTGTAGAATCGGAGCtcattgtatttcattttagtaGCGAAAGTGACTTAACGACATTGGTGAAGACTTACATCACTCGCATGGTGAAAGTCCTAAAAAGCTCTCAAATGCCACACCGTGATGTGAACTCTAGTAACCGCAGAGATGTCTGTGTTAGAGTTGGCACAAACACACTAATTTTGACTGTGGAAGACAGGGAATCAGATAGACAAAGGTCTGCCATGCCTTCCCATTGGGGTTTTGATGCCATACCAGGTGCTGTGCCTGACAGCGACGTCACCAAGTCCAGTTCTGAGAGTCCTCCCTTCAGTTCAGTGACGGTAATCGCCGCAACGGAGGACCGTTCTGCTCCTTTAGGTCCCAGTGGGATTGAGTCTATTGAGATCATAGCTGACGAACTGGTACAAGAAATTGTGCAAGAAAATTTTCCAGGGGCAAAGGAGACAGACACTGTTCAAAAACTAAGGGAACTCACAGACAGGATCTTTGACGTGGTAATGAGTGGACATGACTACCAGATTCCGTCAGTGCCAGCCggaacgcgcatgtgtgacaCTGTGACCTATAGAAGGCTGAGGGAAAAGGACGTCACTGACCCAGGCATTGTGGCTCACACCCTTTACTTGAGGACAGAGGAGGTCGCTGCTCGTTGTGCTGTGCAGGTTCTCCTGTGGCTCCAACTGTATTCGGAGCTGCCGCTACATCCAGATTCAGATTGGTTTGCTTTCAATGAACTGTCTGACAATTCTGACGAAGAGGCTGATTGGCGATATGCAGCGGGAGACTACATGGGAGTTCACTCTTCACTTTATAGTTATGGCTCTTATGCCACATCAATGCCACTCATTGATGTAATCCCTGATACACCGGATCCAACGGCGACACAGTTGGAGCAAACTCTTGTGCACAAATCCGTGATGACTCTGGTGGTTGGGGAGATACTCAATGTCATCGGTATTAGAGATgaaacaacactttgggacttTGTAATGAAAGCGGCTGTAGACCTTCAAGATGTGGACCCTGAGCTGTACAACTACTTCCAGGCCTTCTTCATGGGTCGGCATTACAGAGACATGTGCACGGCTACCGTCAGCGAACTCCTGTCGGATTTTGGCACACTGCAAAAGCTGCAGGAGGCGGTGAGATCAGGGGATCCCAGGTTTGAGGCGGCTCTAATGAGAGCAGTGAGGAAACAGTGGGAAATTATCCCGcctcacagaaacacagccAAGAAGACAACCTGTGGTTTCTTcaagaaatttaaaaaactgTGCTGCAAAAAAAGGAGGTCTAGCGAGATCCAGCATGTCACTTCTCTGACCAGGGACCAGGACGGCAGCCAGTTTGAGG ACCATGTGACTAATGAagaacctctgaaagacaataCAGAGCACGGGCAGGGTCCAACCATGAGCAAGATGGCTGCTTTCGTCAGGCACATGTGCAGAAGGACAACAAAGATGTGTTGCTCCATTGCTAAAGCACCGGGCAGACCATTCGCCTGTTGCCTCCGCCCAGAGAGCCAGTGA
- the LOC119499905 gene encoding uncharacterized protein LOC119499905 isoform X1 produces MKMLNFWFNLLLSDLIDITMTEQPAQDPPWSSAASVQMPDTLHVDLPHADPLEARFTICKCLTDMTTEHCAEMEDSLVSCEMITIMANSCLDIIQTFAEAIVDVVIPQVYRYKRIYGTFTPSVLGLTEDRIHTYLGDSVEQGLSNALQINLENCLDAKEFSLMLSRHISETVNSVLALTTLTSTPESRLPVLFVTSCLISNEDFSELVRHFANVLVGASKPLRRAQQKTEDQQSQTVESELIVFHFSSESDLTTLVKTYITRMVKVLKSSQMPHRDVNSSNRRDVCVRVGTNTLILTVEDRESDRQRSAMPSHWGFDAIPGAVPDSDVTKSSSESPPFSSVTVIAATEDRSAPLGPSGIESIEIIADELVQEIVQENFPGAKETDTVQKLRELTDRIFDVVMSGHDYQIPSVPAGTRMCDTVTYRRLREKDVTDPGIVAHTLYLRTEEVAARCAVQVLLWLQLYSELPLHPDSDWFAFNELSDNSDEEADWRYAAGDYMGVHSSLYSYGSYATSMPLIDVIPDTPDPTATQLEQTLVHKSVMTLVVGEILNVIGIRDETTLWDFVMKAAVDLQDVDPELYNYFQAFFMGRHYRDMCTATVSELLSDFGTLQKLQEAVRSGDPRFEAALMRAVRKQWEIIPPHRNTAKKTTCGFFKKFKKLCCKKRRSSEIQHVTSLTRDQDGSQFEDHVTNEEPLKDNTEHGQGPTMSKMAAFVRHMCRRTTKMCCSIAKAPGRPFACCLRPESQ; encoded by the exons ATGAAAATGCTAAATTTTTggtttaatttgcttctttcaGATTTAATTGACATCACCATGACAGAACAACCGGCCCAGGACCCACCATGGTCCTCTGCTGCATCGGTGCAGATGCCTGATACTCTGCATGTTGACCTGCCGCATGCTGATCCACTGGAAGCCCGTTTTACCATCTGCAAATGTTTGACAGACATGACCACAGA GCATTGTGCGGAAATGGAAGACAGCTTGGTGTCCTGTGAGATGATCACTATAATGGCCAATTCTTGCTTGGATATTATCCAGACTTTTGCAGAGGCAATCGTGGATGTCGTGATACCACAGGTCTACAGATACAAGAGAATCTACGGCACCTTTACCCCGTCCGTCCTCGGTCTAACTGAGGACCGAATCCACACCTACCTGGGGGATTCTGTTGAACAGGGGCTGTCTAATGCCCTGCAGATCAACCTAGAGAATTGTTTGGATGCAAAAGAGTTCTCTCTGATGCTTTCGAGACACATTTCAGAGACGGTCAACTCAGTCTTGGCTTTGACCACTCTGACTTCCACCCCAGAGTCCAGACTCCCCGTGTTGTTTGTCACCAGTTGCCTGATTTCCAATGAAGACTTTTCAGAACTGGTTCGTCACTTTGCCAACGTACTGGTAGGAGCCAGCAAACCTCTGCGACGAGCTCAACAGAAGACTGAAGATCAGCAGAGCCAGACTGTAGAATCGGAGCtcattgtatttcattttagtaGCGAAAGTGACTTAACGACATTGGTGAAGACTTACATCACTCGCATGGTGAAAGTCCTAAAAAGCTCTCAAATGCCACACCGTGATGTGAACTCTAGTAACCGCAGAGATGTCTGTGTTAGAGTTGGCACAAACACACTAATTTTGACTGTGGAAGACAGGGAATCAGATAGACAAAGGTCTGCCATGCCTTCCCATTGGGGTTTTGATGCCATACCAGGTGCTGTGCCTGACAGCGACGTCACCAAGTCCAGTTCTGAGAGTCCTCCCTTCAGTTCAGTGACGGTAATCGCCGCAACGGAGGACCGTTCTGCTCCTTTAGGTCCCAGTGGGATTGAGTCTATTGAGATCATAGCTGACGAACTGGTACAAGAAATTGTGCAAGAAAATTTTCCAGGGGCAAAGGAGACAGACACTGTTCAAAAACTAAGGGAACTCACAGACAGGATCTTTGACGTGGTAATGAGTGGACATGACTACCAGATTCCGTCAGTGCCAGCCggaacgcgcatgtgtgacaCTGTGACCTATAGAAGGCTGAGGGAAAAGGACGTCACTGACCCAGGCATTGTGGCTCACACCCTTTACTTGAGGACAGAGGAGGTCGCTGCTCGTTGTGCTGTGCAGGTTCTCCTGTGGCTCCAACTGTATTCGGAGCTGCCGCTACATCCAGATTCAGATTGGTTTGCTTTCAATGAACTGTCTGACAATTCTGACGAAGAGGCTGATTGGCGATATGCAGCGGGAGACTACATGGGAGTTCACTCTTCACTTTATAGTTATGGCTCTTATGCCACATCAATGCCACTCATTGATGTAATCCCTGATACACCGGATCCAACGGCGACACAGTTGGAGCAAACTCTTGTGCACAAATCCGTGATGACTCTGGTGGTTGGGGAGATACTCAATGTCATCGGTATTAGAGATgaaacaacactttgggacttTGTAATGAAAGCGGCTGTAGACCTTCAAGATGTGGACCCTGAGCTGTACAACTACTTCCAGGCCTTCTTCATGGGTCGGCATTACAGAGACATGTGCACGGCTACCGTCAGCGAACTCCTGTCGGATTTTGGCACACTGCAAAAGCTGCAGGAGGCGGTGAGATCAGGGGATCCCAGGTTTGAGGCGGCTCTAATGAGAGCAGTGAGGAAACAGTGGGAAATTATCCCGcctcacagaaacacagccAAGAAGACAACCTGTGGTTTCTTcaagaaatttaaaaaactgTGCTGCAAAAAAAGGAGGTCTAGCGAGATCCAGCATGTCACTTCTCTGACCAGGGACCAGGACGGCAGCCAGTTTGAGG ACCATGTGACTAATGAagaacctctgaaagacaataCAGAGCACGGGCAGGGTCCAACCATGAGCAAGATGGCTGCTTTCGTCAGGCACATGTGCAGAAGGACAACAAAGATGTGTTGCTCCATTGCTAAAGCACCGGGCAGACCATTCGCCTGTTGCCTCCGCCCAGAGAGCCAGTGA
- the LOC119499905 gene encoding uncharacterized protein LOC119499905 isoform X3 translates to MTEQPAQDPPWSSAASVQMPDTLHVDLPHADPLEARFTICKCLTDMTTEHCAEMEDSLVSCEMITIMANSCLDIIQTFAEAIVDVVIPQVYRYKRIYGTFTPSVLGLTEDRIHTYLGDSVEQGLSNALQINLENCLDAKEFSLMLSRHISETVNSVLALTTLTSTPESRLPVLFVTSCLISNEDFSELVRHFANVLVGASKPLRRAQQKTEDQQSQTVESELIVFHFSSESDLTTLVKTYITRMVKVLKSSQMPHRDVNSSNRRDVCVRVGTNTLILTVEDRESDRQRSAMPSHWGFDAIPGAVPDSDVTKSSSESPPFSSVTVIAATEDRSAPLGPSGIESIEIIADELVQEIVQENFPGAKETDTVQKLRELTDRIFDVVMSGHDYQIPSVPAGTRMCDTVTYRRLREKDVTDPGIVAHTLYLRTEEVAARCAVQVLLWLQLYSELPLHPDSDWFAFNELSDNSDEEADWRYAAGDYMGVHSSLYSYGSYATSMPLIDVIPDTPDPTATQLEQTLVHKSVMTLVVGEILNVIGIRDETTLWDFVMKAAVDLQDVDPELYNYFQAFFMGRHYRDMCTATVSELLSDFGTLQKLQEAVRSGDPRFEAALMRAVRKQWEIIPPHRNTAKKTTCGFFKKFKKLCCKKRRSSEIQHVTSLTRDQDGSQFEDHVTNEEPLKDNTEHGQGPTMSKMAAFVRHMCRRTTKMCCSIAKAPGRPFACCLRPESQ, encoded by the exons ATGACAGAACAACCGGCCCAGGACCCACCATGGTCCTCTGCTGCATCGGTGCAGATGCCTGATACTCTGCATGTTGACCTGCCGCATGCTGATCCACTGGAAGCCCGTTTTACCATCTGCAAATGTTTGACAGACATGACCACAGA GCATTGTGCGGAAATGGAAGACAGCTTGGTGTCCTGTGAGATGATCACTATAATGGCCAATTCTTGCTTGGATATTATCCAGACTTTTGCAGAGGCAATCGTGGATGTCGTGATACCACAGGTCTACAGATACAAGAGAATCTACGGCACCTTTACCCCGTCCGTCCTCGGTCTAACTGAGGACCGAATCCACACCTACCTGGGGGATTCTGTTGAACAGGGGCTGTCTAATGCCCTGCAGATCAACCTAGAGAATTGTTTGGATGCAAAAGAGTTCTCTCTGATGCTTTCGAGACACATTTCAGAGACGGTCAACTCAGTCTTGGCTTTGACCACTCTGACTTCCACCCCAGAGTCCAGACTCCCCGTGTTGTTTGTCACCAGTTGCCTGATTTCCAATGAAGACTTTTCAGAACTGGTTCGTCACTTTGCCAACGTACTGGTAGGAGCCAGCAAACCTCTGCGACGAGCTCAACAGAAGACTGAAGATCAGCAGAGCCAGACTGTAGAATCGGAGCtcattgtatttcattttagtaGCGAAAGTGACTTAACGACATTGGTGAAGACTTACATCACTCGCATGGTGAAAGTCCTAAAAAGCTCTCAAATGCCACACCGTGATGTGAACTCTAGTAACCGCAGAGATGTCTGTGTTAGAGTTGGCACAAACACACTAATTTTGACTGTGGAAGACAGGGAATCAGATAGACAAAGGTCTGCCATGCCTTCCCATTGGGGTTTTGATGCCATACCAGGTGCTGTGCCTGACAGCGACGTCACCAAGTCCAGTTCTGAGAGTCCTCCCTTCAGTTCAGTGACGGTAATCGCCGCAACGGAGGACCGTTCTGCTCCTTTAGGTCCCAGTGGGATTGAGTCTATTGAGATCATAGCTGACGAACTGGTACAAGAAATTGTGCAAGAAAATTTTCCAGGGGCAAAGGAGACAGACACTGTTCAAAAACTAAGGGAACTCACAGACAGGATCTTTGACGTGGTAATGAGTGGACATGACTACCAGATTCCGTCAGTGCCAGCCggaacgcgcatgtgtgacaCTGTGACCTATAGAAGGCTGAGGGAAAAGGACGTCACTGACCCAGGCATTGTGGCTCACACCCTTTACTTGAGGACAGAGGAGGTCGCTGCTCGTTGTGCTGTGCAGGTTCTCCTGTGGCTCCAACTGTATTCGGAGCTGCCGCTACATCCAGATTCAGATTGGTTTGCTTTCAATGAACTGTCTGACAATTCTGACGAAGAGGCTGATTGGCGATATGCAGCGGGAGACTACATGGGAGTTCACTCTTCACTTTATAGTTATGGCTCTTATGCCACATCAATGCCACTCATTGATGTAATCCCTGATACACCGGATCCAACGGCGACACAGTTGGAGCAAACTCTTGTGCACAAATCCGTGATGACTCTGGTGGTTGGGGAGATACTCAATGTCATCGGTATTAGAGATgaaacaacactttgggacttTGTAATGAAAGCGGCTGTAGACCTTCAAGATGTGGACCCTGAGCTGTACAACTACTTCCAGGCCTTCTTCATGGGTCGGCATTACAGAGACATGTGCACGGCTACCGTCAGCGAACTCCTGTCGGATTTTGGCACACTGCAAAAGCTGCAGGAGGCGGTGAGATCAGGGGATCCCAGGTTTGAGGCGGCTCTAATGAGAGCAGTGAGGAAACAGTGGGAAATTATCCCGcctcacagaaacacagccAAGAAGACAACCTGTGGTTTCTTcaagaaatttaaaaaactgTGCTGCAAAAAAAGGAGGTCTAGCGAGATCCAGCATGTCACTTCTCTGACCAGGGACCAGGACGGCAGCCAGTTTGAGG ACCATGTGACTAATGAagaacctctgaaagacaataCAGAGCACGGGCAGGGTCCAACCATGAGCAAGATGGCTGCTTTCGTCAGGCACATGTGCAGAAGGACAACAAAGATGTGTTGCTCCATTGCTAAAGCACCGGGCAGACCATTCGCCTGTTGCCTCCGCCCAGAGAGCCAGTGA
- the LOC119499910 gene encoding olfactory receptor 142-like isoform X2 produces the protein MRTKHCSESLNETKNHRVALFSLTLLCYCFIVLVNVSLIVTIILDKNLHEPMYILLCTFCMNGLYGTTGFFPKFLWDLLSPVHVISYSGCLVQALVMYSFACSDLSILAVMAYDRYVAICRPLEYHSIMSRPRLFLLVCFSCLTPFCIIGTNIILTSRLKLCSPFIARLFCVNWIIVKLACFPADTLVNNIVAYMTIIIYVFHGLFITWSYMYLIKTCVNSIENRAKFMQTCVPHLVSLLTFLVTILFDIMQIRYGSKDLPGTFQNFIAIEFLIIPPMMNPLIYGFKLTKIRNRIRGVLTFKNK, from the exons ATGAGGACGAAACACTGTTCAGAAA GtttaaatgaaacaaagaaCCACAGAGTTGCTCTCTTCTCACTCACTTTACTGTGTTACTGTTTCATTGTGCTGGTAAATGTTTCTCTTATTGTGACCATCATCTTGGATAAAAACCTGCATGAACCAATGTATATTCTATTGTGCACTTTCTGCATGAACGGCCTTTACGGGACAACAGGTTTCTTCCCCAAGTTTCTCTGGGATCTGCTTTCTCCCGTTCATGTGATCTCTTATTCTGGATGCCTTGTTCAGGCTCTAGTCATGTACTCATTTGCCTGCAGTGATCTGTCTATTCTCGCAGTCATGGCATACGACAGATATGTGGCTATATGTCGACCCCTAGAGTACCACTCTATCATGTCAAGGCCGAGGCTCTTTCTGTTAGTCTGTTTCTCCTGTTTGACACCTTTCTGCATTATAGGCACAAATATTATTCTAACATCTAGATTAAAGTTATGCAGCCCATTTATTGCCAGACTTTTTTGTGTGAATTGGATTATTGTCAAACTCGCTTGTTTCCCAGCTGACACTCTCGTTAACAACATAGTTGCATACATGACAATAATCATTTATGTCTTTCATGGTCTTTTTATAACTTGGTCCTACATGTATCTCATCAAAACATGTGTGAATTCTATAGAAAACAGGGCTAAGTTCATGCAAACATGCGTGCCGCATTTAGTCTCCTTGCTCACTTTTCTTGTGACTATACTTTTTGATATTATGCAAATACGATACGGTTCAAAAGATTTACCTGGAACCTTTCAAAACTTTATTGCAATAGAATTTCTTATCATACCTCCCATGATGAATCCTCTCATTTATGGTTTTAAATTGACCAAAATTCGGAACAGAATTCGGGGTGTTCTTACTTTTAAGAACAAATAG
- the LOC119499910 gene encoding olfactory receptor 142-like isoform X1, whose protein sequence is MRTKHCSESTSTQHKESIHFLTMMDNVSLITVFVLSGLNETKNHRVALFSLTLLCYCFIVLVNVSLIVTIILDKNLHEPMYILLCTFCMNGLYGTTGFFPKFLWDLLSPVHVISYSGCLVQALVMYSFACSDLSILAVMAYDRYVAICRPLEYHSIMSRPRLFLLVCFSCLTPFCIIGTNIILTSRLKLCSPFIARLFCVNWIIVKLACFPADTLVNNIVAYMTIIIYVFHGLFITWSYMYLIKTCVNSIENRAKFMQTCVPHLVSLLTFLVTILFDIMQIRYGSKDLPGTFQNFIAIEFLIIPPMMNPLIYGFKLTKIRNRIRGVLTFKNK, encoded by the coding sequence ATGAGGACGAAACACTGTTCAGAAAGTACAAGTACACAACACAAGGAAAGTATACATTTTCTAACCATGATGGATAATGTCTCTCTAATAACAGTGTTTGTTCTTTCAGGtttaaatgaaacaaagaaCCACAGAGTTGCTCTCTTCTCACTCACTTTACTGTGTTACTGTTTCATTGTGCTGGTAAATGTTTCTCTTATTGTGACCATCATCTTGGATAAAAACCTGCATGAACCAATGTATATTCTATTGTGCACTTTCTGCATGAACGGCCTTTACGGGACAACAGGTTTCTTCCCCAAGTTTCTCTGGGATCTGCTTTCTCCCGTTCATGTGATCTCTTATTCTGGATGCCTTGTTCAGGCTCTAGTCATGTACTCATTTGCCTGCAGTGATCTGTCTATTCTCGCAGTCATGGCATACGACAGATATGTGGCTATATGTCGACCCCTAGAGTACCACTCTATCATGTCAAGGCCGAGGCTCTTTCTGTTAGTCTGTTTCTCCTGTTTGACACCTTTCTGCATTATAGGCACAAATATTATTCTAACATCTAGATTAAAGTTATGCAGCCCATTTATTGCCAGACTTTTTTGTGTGAATTGGATTATTGTCAAACTCGCTTGTTTCCCAGCTGACACTCTCGTTAACAACATAGTTGCATACATGACAATAATCATTTATGTCTTTCATGGTCTTTTTATAACTTGGTCCTACATGTATCTCATCAAAACATGTGTGAATTCTATAGAAAACAGGGCTAAGTTCATGCAAACATGCGTGCCGCATTTAGTCTCCTTGCTCACTTTTCTTGTGACTATACTTTTTGATATTATGCAAATACGATACGGTTCAAAAGATTTACCTGGAACCTTTCAAAACTTTATTGCAATAGAATTTCTTATCATACCTCCCATGATGAATCCTCTCATTTATGGTTTTAAATTGACCAAAATTCGGAACAGAATTCGGGGTGTTCTTACTTTTAAGAACAAATAG